A stretch of the Engraulis encrasicolus isolate BLACKSEA-1 chromosome 19, IST_EnEncr_1.0, whole genome shotgun sequence genome encodes the following:
- the LOC134435510 gene encoding uncharacterized protein LOC134435510 — translation MQGTLNELSQLQRSQFGQPEPRHGLRLLFWFANEFIEFDSNVMVATEHPNTAAFGFHPFHNRPDHNGDTLLPETESSDFYEVGNLNETNAYQFPAYVREDYTGLLDGSNTDRIIVDMDGCNVYKVYVTSHSDQSNFSSSETYRISQGLISIISRMTLEDFLSKMNPPKPSTGFTSYNMYQPKHFPVLQPGNRGMPMQPSLSQLGNTYAPPHSSVSQPHNRDPPKQAPVLQVTTPKQSAVSQPDNRERQKDTCEVTIDNGVIPRNDSWWKNCIIL, via the exons ATGCAAG GAACACTAAATGAGTTGAGTCAGCTGCAGCGCTCCCAATTTGGTCAGCCAGAACCAAGGCATGGACTTCGCCTTCTGTTTTGGTTTGCAAATGAATTCATTGAATTTGACTCCAACGTAATGGTTGCTACAGAGCATCCGAATACTGCTGCGTTTGGCTTCCACCCCTTTCACAACAGGCCAGATCATAATGGTGACACTCTTCTTCCTGAAACTGAGAGTTCGGATTTCTATGAGGTTGGAAACCTTAATGAGACAAATGCTTACCAATTCCCGGCCTACGTCAGAGAAGATTACACTGGCCTCCTGGATGGCAGCAATACTGATCGCATCATTGTGGACATGGATGGCTGTAATGTTTATAAAGTGTATGTAACTAGCCATTCAGATCAATCAAATTTCTCATCCAGTGAAACTTACCGCATCAGCCAGGGCCTCATAAGCATTATAAGTAGAATGACTTTGGAGGACTTTCTGTCAAAAATGAATCCACCAAAGCCATCGACTGGTTTCACATCATATAATATGTATCAACCAAAGCATTTTCCAGTGTTACAGCCTGGTAACAGGGGCATGCCAATGCAGCCATCACTGTCACAGCTGGGTAACACATATGCACCCCCACACTCATCTGTGTCACAGCCACATAACAGGGATCCACCAAAGCAAGCACCTGTGTTGCAGGTGACTACACCAAAGCAGTCAGCTGTGTCACAGCCAGATAACAGGGAACGTCAGAAAGACACATGTGAGGTGACAATAGATAATGGTGTTATCCCCAGGAATGACAGCTGGTGGAAAAACTGCATTATTTTGTAG